The following are encoded in a window of Bacillota bacterium genomic DNA:
- a CDS encoding sugar ABC transporter permease, protein MARRSFFRRARGDSPAKRIAIHAVLILASIISIYPFLRVISISLRPSNQLLSTSLAIIPPGASLENYRALIFERDFTIWVWNSLIVSAASVLVGLMLAATAAYAFSRWQFPGRRQGLLFLLTTQMIPAGMLLLPICIMVVRLKLFNTYTGMAIAYSVGSVPFSIWILKGYYDTIPRELEEAALVDGASPLGAFWRVVIPLSTPALAIAGLFSFMTAWNDYMMARVMLQKPDMFTWPVGFQKLMDQFQTAWGQFAAASVLVAIPALALFLYSSKWLVSGMTLGGVKG, encoded by the coding sequence GTGGCGAGGCGAAGCTTCTTCAGGAGGGCGAGGGGCGACAGCCCGGCAAAGAGGATAGCGATTCACGCCGTGCTTATACTTGCCAGCATCATTTCGATCTACCCGTTCCTTCGCGTCATCAGCATATCTTTGCGCCCGAGCAACCAGTTGCTCTCGACGAGCCTCGCGATCATACCGCCCGGTGCAAGCCTTGAGAACTACCGTGCGCTCATCTTCGAGAGAGACTTCACGATATGGGTTTGGAACAGCCTAATAGTGAGCGCGGCATCGGTTCTCGTGGGGCTCATGCTTGCTGCGACGGCCGCGTACGCGTTTTCGCGCTGGCAGTTTCCTGGCCGAAGGCAAGGGCTGCTCTTTCTCCTGACCACTCAGATGATCCCCGCAGGGATGCTGCTTCTTCCGATATGCATCATGGTGGTGAGACTGAAGCTTTTCAACACGTACACCGGCATGGCTATCGCCTACTCGGTGGGGTCAGTCCCGTTTTCCATTTGGATCCTCAAAGGATACTATGATACAATACCACGAGAGCTTGAGGAAGCGGCCCTTGTGGATGGGGCTAGCCCGCTCGGCGCGTTCTGGCGGGTCGTGATACCTCTTTCCACGCCGGCGCTGGCTATTGCCGGCCTCTTCAGCTTCATGACAGCCTGGAACGACTATATGATGGCCCGGGTGATGCTGCAGAAGCCGGACATGTTTACGTGGCCGGTGGGCTTCCAGAAGTTGATGGACCAATTCCAGACCGCATGGGGCCAGTTCGCCGCCGCTTCTGTGCTCGTGGCCATTCCAGCACTCGCGTTGTTCCTGTACTCCTCGAAGTGGCTGGTGTCTGGTATGACCCTTGGTGGGGTCAAGGGATAG
- a CDS encoding LacI family transcriptional regulator: MATIKDIAKRAGVSVSTVSHVLNGYGDISADTEKRVRAVMRELNYHPSALARRLVRKRSYVVELMLFSVEGLRHPFFYEVICGITAEIEKAGYDLVLSVKDAGDRRWRESLRRCYESKVEGLFLMGTLPGPAILDEVAASGIPTVLIDIPYEGPRMTYVTSDNVGGAASAVEHLISLGHRRIAYIDGHTPSAISEGRFIGYRQALLRHGLPLDAALVANGDFTEEGGRAAMKRILEASPDITGVFAASDLMAIGAMKALREAGRKIPHDVAVIGFDDIEAASYVRPALSTIKQQGDVMGRSAAKEVLKLINNPARKPRKIVLPTTLVVRESCGAKARSSEGGGAVEKAGSASGDRA, from the coding sequence GTGGCGACCATAAAAGACATCGCGAAGAGAGCGGGTGTGTCCGTTAGTACGGTTTCCCACGTACTGAACGGCTATGGTGACATAAGCGCAGACACCGAGAAGCGTGTACGCGCGGTCATGAGAGAGCTGAACTATCACCCGAGCGCCTTGGCGCGGCGCCTCGTGCGGAAGAGAAGCTATGTTGTTGAGTTGATGCTCTTTTCCGTGGAGGGCTTGCGCCATCCGTTCTTCTATGAGGTCATATGCGGTATCACCGCTGAGATAGAAAAGGCTGGCTACGACCTGGTGTTGAGCGTGAAGGATGCAGGGGACAGACGCTGGAGGGAGAGTCTGAGAAGGTGCTATGAATCCAAGGTGGAGGGACTTTTCCTTATGGGAACCCTACCAGGGCCCGCGATTCTCGATGAGGTCGCGGCCAGCGGCATTCCTACGGTGCTCATTGACATACCCTACGAGGGTCCGAGAATGACCTACGTTACCTCAGACAACGTCGGCGGTGCTGCGTCTGCTGTGGAGCATCTGATATCCCTGGGGCACCGGCGGATTGCATACATAGACGGACACACTCCGTCCGCCATTTCTGAGGGAAGGTTCATCGGGTACAGACAGGCGCTTCTCCGACACGGCCTGCCGCTTGATGCTGCGCTTGTTGCGAACGGCGACTTCACCGAGGAAGGCGGCAGGGCGGCCATGAAACGTATCCTTGAGGCCTCCCCTGACATCACGGGAGTCTTCGCGGCGAGCGACCTCATGGCGATAGGTGCAATGAAGGCGCTGCGCGAAGCGGGGCGAAAGATCCCGCACGACGTGGCGGTCATTGGCTTCGACGACATAGAGGCGGCGTCGTACGTGAGGCCCGCGCTGTCCACCATAAAGCAGCAAGGAGATGTCATGGGCAGGAGCGCGGCCAAGGAGGTTCTGAAGCTCATAAACAACCCCGCCAGGAAGCCGAGGAAGATCGTTCTCCCCACCACCCTTGTGGTCAGGGAGTCATGCGGGGCGAAAGCCAGGTCGTCCGAGGGAGGTGGTGCGGTGGAAAAGGCCGGTTCAGCCTCAGGTGATCGAGCGTGA
- a CDS encoding argininosuccinate synthase — translation MKAACKSARKVVLAYSGGLDTSVAIRWISERYSAEVIAVAVDVGAKKDLDFIKEKALKVGASRSYVVDARREFLEDYAFKSLKANGLYEGKYPLSAALSRPLIAKILVDIARAEGADAVAHGCTGKGNDQVRFDVSIAALAPDLRVIAPVREWPMSREDEIEYAKEHGIPVPVTSASPYSIDENLWGRSIECGVLEDPWCEPPEDAFIWTSGPDQCPDSPTYVEIGFEAGVPVSLDGVEMDPVEIVTRLNMLCGACGVGRIDQVENRLVGIKSREVYEAPAAVALIAAHKDLESLTLPRETYHMKQLIDQKYAEMAYFGLWFSPLREALDAFIEKTQETVTGVVRLRLFKGSVAVAGRKSPHSLYDHALATYDKDDAFNHAASEGFIQIFGLPTVVAARARMRAAGAAEALSPAAATSAAVSAATAGRRVAP, via the coding sequence GTGAAAGCGGCTTGTAAATCAGCTCGTAAGGTTGTGCTGGCTTATTCGGGGGGCCTGGACACATCCGTGGCCATCCGGTGGATCAGCGAGCGTTACTCGGCGGAGGTCATCGCCGTCGCGGTCGACGTCGGCGCCAAGAAAGACCTGGATTTCATCAAGGAAAAGGCCCTCAAGGTAGGGGCGTCTCGTTCGTACGTGGTGGATGCGCGGCGGGAGTTCTTGGAGGACTATGCGTTCAAGAGCCTCAAGGCCAACGGGCTGTATGAGGGCAAGTACCCCTTGAGCGCCGCGCTTTCCAGGCCCCTCATAGCAAAGATCCTGGTGGACATAGCGCGTGCTGAGGGCGCGGACGCCGTCGCCCACGGGTGCACCGGGAAGGGCAATGACCAGGTACGGTTCGACGTGTCCATAGCCGCGCTCGCCCCTGACCTACGGGTCATAGCCCCGGTGCGCGAGTGGCCCATGTCACGCGAAGACGAGATAGAGTACGCGAAGGAGCACGGCATACCCGTCCCCGTGACGTCAGCAAGCCCTTACAGCATAGACGAGAACCTCTGGGGCAGGAGCATAGAGTGCGGCGTTCTCGAGGACCCGTGGTGCGAGCCTCCGGAGGACGCCTTCATTTGGACGTCCGGGCCGGACCAGTGCCCAGATAGCCCCACTTATGTCGAGATCGGGTTTGAGGCCGGCGTTCCGGTGAGCCTTGACGGCGTAGAGATGGACCCGGTGGAGATAGTCACCCGACTGAACATGCTCTGCGGTGCGTGCGGGGTGGGCAGGATAGACCAGGTGGAGAACAGGCTCGTGGGCATCAAGTCCAGGGAGGTCTACGAGGCCCCGGCGGCTGTCGCGCTCATCGCGGCCCATAAAGACCTGGAGAGCCTGACGCTCCCGCGGGAGACGTATCACATGAAACAGCTCATAGACCAGAAGTACGCTGAGATGGCCTACTTCGGTTTGTGGTTCTCGCCGCTCCGCGAGGCCCTTGATGCGTTCATAGAAAAGACCCAGGAGACGGTGACGGGCGTCGTTCGCCTGCGGCTGTTCAAAGGTTCGGTGGCCGTGGCTGGACGGAAGTCGCCGCATTCTCTCTACGACCACGCGCTCGCCACGTACGACAAGGACGACGCCTTCAACCACGCTGCGTCCGAGGGCTTCATCCAGATCTTCGGGCTTCCCACGGTCGTCGCCGCGAGGGCGAGGATGCGCGCAGCGGGTGCCGCGGAAGCCCTTTCGCCGGCTGCGGCGACGTCCGCGGCTGTCTCGGCCGCGACCGCGGGGCGTCGCGTCGCGCCGTGA
- the argH gene encoding argininosuccinate lyase, with amino-acid sequence MSPTSHEPGARFSAAHGSWSWSLGRAGPGRGAEARPLKLWAGRFEKETCGKVEEFTASVRFDRRLYREDIAGSVAHARALAACGAISAEEAETLVAGLGEVLRDIQSGAADFSASDEDIHTAVERMLAAKVGEVAKKLHTGRSRNDQVALDTRLYVTSEARRLAALIDDVRRALVDVAEANADAVMPGYTHMQHAQPVLFAHHMLAYFEMFTRDKERLADAARRANVSPLGSGAIAGTAYQVDRAKVARELGCLGITRNSIDAVSDRDFVMEFLAAAAIIMIHLSRLAEELVLWSSQEFGFIELDDAFCTGSSMMPQKKNPDVAELVRGKAGRVVGDLVAVLTVMKGLPLAYNRDMQEDKESLFDAVDTVASCLEIVAPMLRTMKVKSEVMREAAGRGFTTATDIADYLVRRGVPFREAHAAVGRLVLKCVREGKRFEDLPLDDWKALAPSVSEDVLRAASLEASLEARAVPGGTAPERVRAAIQEARAALEIGDKSRLLARRGAEGGDNA; translated from the coding sequence ATGTCCCCGACGAGCCACGAGCCGGGCGCGCGGTTCTCGGCGGCGCACGGCTCGTGGTCTTGGTCTTTGGGGAGGGCGGGCCCGGGAAGGGGAGCGGAGGCGAGGCCGTTGAAGCTGTGGGCTGGGAGATTTGAGAAGGAGACCTGTGGTAAAGTCGAGGAGTTCACCGCGTCGGTCCGATTTGACAGGAGGCTCTATCGTGAGGACATCGCGGGAAGCGTCGCCCACGCGCGCGCGCTTGCCGCGTGCGGCGCGATTTCCGCCGAGGAGGCCGAGACGCTCGTCGCGGGCCTCGGCGAGGTGCTTCGCGACATCCAATCGGGGGCTGCTGACTTCTCAGCGTCCGACGAGGACATCCACACCGCGGTTGAGAGGATGCTCGCTGCCAAGGTTGGTGAGGTCGCCAAGAAGCTGCACACGGGGAGGAGCCGCAACGACCAGGTCGCTCTCGACACGAGGCTGTACGTGACGAGCGAGGCCCGGCGATTGGCCGCGCTCATCGATGACGTGCGCCGCGCGCTCGTGGACGTGGCGGAGGCCAACGCGGATGCGGTTATGCCTGGGTATACCCACATGCAGCACGCCCAGCCTGTGCTTTTCGCCCATCACATGCTCGCCTATTTCGAGATGTTCACGAGGGACAAGGAAAGGCTGGCGGATGCCGCGCGCCGAGCGAACGTCTCGCCATTGGGTTCGGGCGCCATCGCAGGCACCGCTTACCAGGTGGACCGGGCGAAGGTGGCACGCGAGCTCGGATGCCTCGGAATTACGAGGAACAGCATCGACGCTGTCTCCGACAGGGACTTCGTCATGGAGTTCCTTGCTGCGGCCGCGATCATCATGATCCATCTCAGCCGACTGGCTGAAGAGCTGGTCCTTTGGTCGTCGCAGGAGTTCGGGTTCATTGAGCTGGATGACGCTTTCTGCACGGGCAGCAGCATGATGCCGCAGAAGAAGAACCCCGATGTGGCCGAGCTCGTGAGGGGCAAGGCGGGACGGGTCGTGGGAGACCTCGTGGCAGTGCTCACCGTGATGAAGGGGCTACCTCTGGCGTACAACCGGGACATGCAGGAAGACAAGGAGAGCCTCTTCGATGCGGTGGACACCGTCGCATCGTGCCTTGAGATAGTGGCGCCCATGCTCCGAACGATGAAAGTGAAGTCTGAGGTGATGCGGGAAGCCGCCGGGCGCGGGTTCACGACGGCCACCGACATTGCGGATTACCTGGTGCGGAGGGGCGTGCCGTTTCGGGAGGCTCATGCGGCCGTGGGACGGCTGGTGCTGAAGTGCGTACGCGAAGGGAAGAGATTCGAGGACCTTCCGCTGGATGACTGGAAAGCGTTGGCGCCATCGGTATCTGAGGATGTGTTGCGAGCAGCAAGCTTGGAGGCGTCTTTGGAAGCTCGAGCCGTTCCGGGTGGAACCGCGCCGGAGCGGGTGAGGGCGGCCATTCAGGAAGCCAGGGCCGCGCTTGAGATCGGGGACAAGAGCCGCCTGCTGGCGCGGCGCGGCGCTGAGGGCGGAGACAACGCATAA
- the ugpC gene encoding sn-glycerol-3-phosphate ABC transporter ATP-binding protein UgpC, whose amino-acid sequence MARVYLEHVTKKFGNVVAVNDATLEIKDKEFLILVGPSGCGKSTTLRMVAGLEEVTEGNIYIGDTIVNDIPPKDRDIAMVFQNYALYPHMDVYNNMAFGLKLRKFPRAEIDKRVKEAAAILGIENLLKRKPKELSGGQRQRVALGRAIVREPKVFLMDEPLSNLDAKLRVQMRAELAKLHNRLQTTIIYVTHDQTEAMTMGDRIVVMRDGFIQQVGAPMEIYDHPDNVFVAGFIGSPAMNFLDAVILREDGELWVDAKSFKVKLPPTRFETVGEYIGKEVIFGIRPEDIDDRDFVPDAPADRIVTADIDVTEPMGSEVYLYATVGPHSFIARVDARTTARDGSSHQLVFNTDKAHLFDKTTQKAIR is encoded by the coding sequence ATGGCAAGAGTTTATCTGGAGCATGTGACCAAGAAGTTCGGTAATGTCGTCGCGGTGAACGACGCTACGCTCGAGATCAAGGACAAGGAGTTTCTGATCCTGGTCGGCCCGTCCGGGTGCGGCAAGTCTACCACGCTCCGGATGGTAGCAGGCCTTGAGGAGGTCACCGAGGGGAACATCTATATCGGCGACACGATCGTGAACGACATCCCGCCGAAGGACCGAGACATCGCGATGGTCTTCCAGAACTACGCCTTGTATCCTCACATGGATGTATACAACAACATGGCCTTCGGCCTCAAGCTCCGCAAGTTCCCGCGCGCTGAGATCGACAAGCGGGTCAAAGAGGCCGCGGCGATCCTCGGCATCGAGAACTTATTGAAGAGAAAGCCGAAGGAGCTTTCGGGAGGCCAGAGGCAAAGGGTGGCGCTGGGAAGGGCGATCGTGCGCGAGCCCAAGGTGTTCCTCATGGACGAGCCTCTCTCAAACCTCGATGCGAAGCTCCGCGTCCAGATGAGGGCGGAACTCGCGAAGCTTCATAACAGGCTCCAGACGACGATCATCTACGTTACCCACGACCAGACGGAGGCCATGACCATGGGCGACCGCATAGTCGTCATGAGAGACGGCTTTATCCAGCAGGTGGGCGCGCCTATGGAAATCTATGATCATCCCGACAATGTGTTCGTTGCGGGGTTCATCGGAAGCCCTGCGATGAACTTCCTGGACGCTGTCATCCTGAGAGAGGACGGCGAACTGTGGGTCGATGCCAAGAGCTTCAAGGTGAAGCTGCCACCGACGAGGTTTGAGACGGTCGGGGAGTATATCGGCAAAGAGGTCATTTTCGGAATCAGACCCGAGGATATCGACGACAGGGACTTCGTCCCCGATGCGCCGGCTGACCGGATAGTGACGGCCGATATCGATGTGACCGAGCCGATGGGCTCCGAGGTATACCTCTACGCAACCGTCGGACCCCACTCGTTCATAGCCAGGGTGGATGCGCGCACGACGGCAAGAGACGGGTCGTCCCACCAGCTTGTGTTCAATACCGACAAGGCCCACTTATTTGATAAGACTACGCAAAAGGCCATCAGGTAA
- a CDS encoding extracellular solute-binding protein yields the protein MRRTVVCVLVLLMLVALIVPAGAMAQKKVSLTIWTKEGEAEGVLQEIIALTQEYSKSHAGVTFEVVNYGVEDLRQNFQSAAFAGTGPDLLWTVSDHAGPFTAMKLIKPVDEIFPAGYMGKFVKPGVEAVELNGKVWGVPLSVGNHLMLLYNKKLIKTPPKDTDELIKVGKELTKDLNNDGKPDQYGLVYNLNEPFWLAPWLGGFGGWPLDGTKPTLNTQAMVDTLQFLHDLKFVHKIVPTEADYNAADSLFKEGKAAMIINGDWSLGAYVTEDVKKNVDLGVARIPKVTKTGLWPSPMTSGIYLMFPEYLEGDKLDAVKGFVDFLVSDEVQLRFLQKFKRLPATDSALKNPLVTQDPILKGSSDQMVVGKPMPTVPEMRACWDAIRPNQEAVMAGKMSPKDAAKAMQEAAEKAIREMTK from the coding sequence GTGAGAAGGACTGTTGTTTGTGTGCTGGTTCTTCTGATGCTGGTTGCCCTGATCGTGCCCGCCGGTGCGATGGCCCAGAAAAAGGTGTCCCTTACGATCTGGACCAAAGAGGGTGAGGCAGAAGGCGTTCTGCAGGAGATCATCGCGCTTACACAGGAGTATTCTAAGAGCCACGCGGGCGTGACGTTCGAAGTGGTGAACTATGGTGTCGAGGACTTGCGCCAGAACTTCCAGTCCGCGGCGTTCGCGGGCACGGGCCCGGACCTTCTTTGGACAGTCTCCGACCATGCCGGTCCGTTCACGGCCATGAAGCTCATCAAGCCAGTGGATGAGATCTTCCCCGCAGGCTACATGGGGAAATTCGTGAAGCCGGGCGTGGAGGCCGTCGAACTCAATGGGAAGGTTTGGGGAGTCCCTCTCAGCGTTGGCAACCACCTGATGCTGTTGTACAACAAGAAGCTTATCAAGACGCCTCCCAAGGACACGGACGAACTCATCAAGGTCGGCAAGGAGCTTACCAAGGATCTCAACAACGACGGCAAGCCCGACCAGTACGGGCTCGTGTATAACCTCAATGAGCCTTTCTGGCTCGCTCCATGGTTGGGTGGGTTCGGTGGATGGCCTCTCGACGGGACGAAGCCCACTCTCAACACTCAGGCCATGGTTGACACGCTCCAGTTCCTCCACGACCTGAAGTTCGTGCACAAGATAGTGCCGACTGAAGCGGATTACAACGCTGCCGATTCCCTCTTCAAGGAGGGGAAGGCAGCCATGATCATCAATGGCGACTGGTCCCTTGGTGCCTATGTCACAGAGGACGTCAAGAAGAACGTGGACCTTGGGGTCGCCCGGATTCCAAAGGTCACGAAGACCGGCCTGTGGCCTTCACCCATGACCAGCGGGATCTACCTCATGTTCCCGGAGTACCTTGAGGGCGATAAGTTGGACGCCGTGAAAGGGTTCGTGGATTTCCTCGTTTCTGACGAGGTGCAACTCAGGTTCTTGCAGAAGTTCAAGAGGCTTCCGGCGACGGATAGCGCGCTCAAGAACCCCCTTGTTACACAGGACCCGATCCTCAAGGGCTCCTCTGACCAGATGGTCGTGGGCAAGCCCATGCCGACGGTGCCTGAGATGCGAGCTTGCTGGGACGCCATCAGACCCAACCAGGAGGCCGTGATGGCTGGGAAGATGTCCCCGAAGGATGCTGCCAAGGCGATGCAGGAAGCCGCTGAGAAGGCCATACGCGAGATGACCAAGTAA
- a CDS encoding bifunctional phosphoglucose/phosphomannose isomerase translates to MVDVVSVKEGNEVAADVRDSEHGDGDIEGRAVLDSVERMTRLDPGGMLKTVSDLPQQIRDAQNIARHVELPEDFSGARSIVAAGLGGSAIGGDVVRELVAGELKVPMFVVRDYDLPAFVDKDTLVFVSSYSGNTEETLSAYGIARERGARILCITSGGRLAELGARDGVPVVTIPPGLPPRTALGYMFVPMLVALARLGYVKEAGEGFDEAELILRDLALVLGPESPTSVNQAKRLALAMYGKIPLIYGASGITAAAALRWKTQINENSKTHAFWNAFPELNHNETVGWGARKDIAGALRVVLLRDKGDHPRVQRRMEITSTLMSNAAGIDEVYSLGRSKIARLLSLVYVGDFASIYLAFLYGVDPKPVKVIDYLKGELAKG, encoded by the coding sequence ATGGTGGATGTGGTTTCGGTCAAGGAGGGCAATGAGGTGGCTGCCGACGTAAGAGATTCTGAACATGGCGATGGCGATATTGAAGGCAGGGCCGTTCTCGATAGCGTGGAACGAATGACTCGGCTGGACCCAGGCGGGATGCTGAAGACAGTGAGCGACCTTCCCCAGCAGATCCGGGATGCGCAGAACATCGCACGGCACGTGGAACTCCCGGAGGATTTCTCCGGGGCGCGCTCTATTGTCGCGGCGGGGCTCGGTGGATCCGCCATCGGCGGAGACGTTGTTCGCGAACTGGTCGCTGGCGAGCTCAAGGTGCCGATGTTCGTCGTGCGGGACTACGATCTCCCCGCGTTCGTGGACAAGGACACCTTGGTATTCGTGTCGAGTTACTCTGGAAACACGGAGGAGACGCTGAGCGCATACGGCATCGCGCGTGAGCGGGGTGCCCGGATACTGTGCATCACGAGTGGAGGGCGTCTTGCGGAGCTTGGGGCGCGCGATGGAGTGCCCGTGGTCACCATCCCACCGGGGCTCCCGCCTCGAACAGCGCTAGGGTACATGTTCGTTCCCATGCTGGTCGCTCTCGCACGGCTCGGGTATGTGAAAGAGGCTGGCGAGGGGTTTGACGAGGCGGAGCTTATTCTCCGTGACCTTGCGCTCGTGTTGGGTCCAGAGTCGCCTACTTCGGTCAACCAGGCGAAGCGGCTCGCGCTTGCGATGTACGGCAAGATCCCGCTTATCTACGGAGCGTCCGGGATCACTGCCGCAGCGGCGCTGAGGTGGAAGACCCAGATCAACGAGAACAGCAAAACGCACGCTTTCTGGAACGCATTCCCCGAGCTAAACCACAACGAGACCGTTGGGTGGGGGGCGAGGAAAGACATCGCGGGTGCTCTGCGGGTCGTGCTCCTCAGAGACAAGGGAGATCACCCCAGAGTGCAGCGAAGGATGGAGATAACCTCAACTCTGATGAGTAACGCAGCTGGCATAGACGAGGTTTACAGCCTCGGAAGGTCGAAGATAGCCAGGCTGCTGTCTCTGGTGTACGTCGGTGATTTCGCCAGCATTTACCTGGCCTTCCTCTATGGTGTAGACCCTAAACCCGTGAAGGTGATAGACTATCTCAAGGGTGAGCTCGCCAAGGGCTGA
- a CDS encoding sugar ABC transporter permease: MTWDVVVRGLGEIGRLLGIVAAVVVVLEIAAYIVLHKLLKCKYSLPLMLLLPALVGVMALIVYPFGFNIYLAFSNMNMFRFKDFSVGLSYGISNFLDVFRSPVLQKVTFFQLLGRTILWTVVNVVCHVLGGLGLALLLNRPMRGKGVYRTLLVVPWALPQVISALAWRGEFHYQYGFVNLLLERLGVQPVPWLSDPKWAFVAVVLVNVWLGIPFMMVVLLGGLQSISQDYYDAAQIDGASGWQQFRSITMPLLKPVLTPAVILGVVWTFNNFNVIYLVTKGGPMEGTDLLVTSMFKAVFEFYRYGFGAAYAMVIFVFLFIFSAVYLRLSGGFKGAWES, encoded by the coding sequence TTGACCTGGGATGTCGTCGTGCGGGGACTAGGCGAGATCGGTAGGCTCCTCGGGATCGTTGCCGCAGTCGTAGTTGTCCTCGAGATCGCGGCTTACATCGTCCTTCACAAGCTTCTGAAGTGTAAGTACTCGTTGCCGCTCATGCTGCTGCTCCCCGCGCTGGTCGGGGTGATGGCGCTGATCGTGTATCCATTTGGGTTCAACATCTACCTTGCCTTCAGCAACATGAACATGTTCCGGTTCAAGGATTTCTCTGTGGGCCTCTCGTACGGTATCAGCAACTTCCTGGACGTCTTCAGGTCGCCTGTGCTTCAGAAAGTCACCTTTTTCCAGCTCCTTGGGCGGACGATCCTTTGGACGGTCGTCAACGTGGTGTGTCATGTGCTGGGCGGCCTGGGCCTCGCGCTTCTCCTCAACAGACCCATGAGGGGAAAGGGCGTTTACAGGACACTCCTAGTTGTGCCGTGGGCGCTTCCGCAGGTTATCTCGGCGCTCGCATGGCGTGGCGAATTCCACTACCAATACGGTTTCGTCAACCTCTTGCTGGAGAGGCTGGGCGTTCAACCGGTGCCGTGGCTGAGCGACCCGAAGTGGGCTTTTGTGGCTGTCGTGCTTGTCAACGTGTGGCTTGGGATCCCGTTCATGATGGTGGTGCTGCTGGGCGGGCTGCAGAGCATCTCTCAGGATTATTACGACGCAGCCCAGATCGACGGGGCGTCAGGATGGCAGCAGTTCCGGTCCATCACGATGCCTCTCTTGAAGCCGGTCCTGACGCCCGCCGTGATCCTCGGGGTGGTGTGGACCTTCAACAATTTCAACGTCATTTACCTTGTGACGAAGGGCGGTCCAATGGAGGGCACCGACCTCCTTGTGACATCCATGTTCAAGGCGGTGTTCGAGTTCTATCGTTACGGGTTCGGAGCCGCATACGCTATGGTCATCTTCGTGTTCCTGTTCATATTCTCCGCCGTGTACCTGCGTCTTAGCGGTGGCTTCAAGGGGGCCTGGGAGTCGTGA
- the dapG gene encoding aspartate kinase produces the protein MRVIVQKFGGTSVGDDEARLKARDRVVFAKKQGFDPVVVVSAMGRRPGPYATDSLLDLVRAKDLPVDARSLDLLASCGEVISCVVMAGYLRAAGYEAVPLTGAQAGIRTDAQFGDASIQGINTARLLDVLASGRIPVVAGFQGVTDDGEVTTLGRGGSDTTATALGVALRAECVEIYTDVEGVMTVDPKIVPEARLISAITYFEVEELANNGAKVVHPRAVQIAQQGGIPVRVRSTFAESEGTFITDDVARRVITGIAHVDGLARVEALYPNPAEPSKARVAILKAISTIGINVDFINVTPRAILFTVKDEVAKAAEEALRSEGFACHVMAECAKVSVVGAGMQEVPGVMARVVEALHRAGVHIMQTVDSEITISCLIDQASVTRAVRALYEEFDLGRPSA, from the coding sequence GTGCGTGTGATTGTGCAGAAATTCGGAGGAACGTCCGTCGGAGACGATGAGGCGCGCCTGAAGGCGCGCGACAGGGTGGTCTTCGCAAAGAAGCAGGGATTCGACCCGGTTGTCGTCGTATCAGCCATGGGGAGGCGTCCCGGGCCCTATGCCACCGACTCGCTCCTTGACCTCGTAAGGGCCAAGGACTTGCCCGTGGACGCGAGGAGTCTCGACCTCCTCGCATCCTGCGGGGAGGTGATAAGCTGTGTGGTGATGGCGGGATATCTCAGGGCGGCGGGGTACGAGGCGGTCCCGCTCACTGGGGCTCAGGCCGGCATAAGGACGGACGCTCAGTTCGGCGATGCGAGCATTCAGGGCATCAACACAGCGCGGCTGCTCGATGTGCTTGCGTCCGGACGGATACCGGTTGTGGCGGGCTTTCAGGGCGTGACCGACGACGGGGAGGTCACGACGCTCGGGCGGGGCGGGAGCGATACCACTGCGACCGCGCTCGGGGTCGCGTTGAGGGCTGAGTGTGTTGAGATCTACACTGACGTTGAGGGCGTCATGACCGTGGACCCGAAGATTGTCCCCGAAGCTAGGCTCATCTCGGCTATAACCTATTTCGAAGTCGAAGAACTCGCCAACAACGGCGCGAAGGTGGTCCACCCACGGGCGGTGCAGATAGCGCAGCAAGGCGGCATCCCGGTGAGAGTCAGGAGCACCTTCGCGGAGTCCGAGGGGACCTTCATCACAGATGACGTTGCCCGCCGGGTGATAACCGGCATCGCCCATGTGGACGGGCTCGCCCGCGTCGAAGCGTTGTACCCGAACCCTGCCGAACCGTCCAAAGCGAGGGTGGCTATACTGAAGGCTATAAGTACCATAGGGATCAACGTTGACTTCATCAACGTCACGCCTAGGGCCATTTTGTTCACAGTGAAGGATGAGGTGGCCAAGGCGGCTGAGGAGGCGCTGAGGTCGGAAGGTTTCGCGTGCCACGTGATGGCCGAGTGCGCCAAGGTATCGGTGGTTGGCGCGGGCATGCAGGAAGTGCCAGGAGTCATGGCGAGAGTGGTCGAGGCCCTTCACCGCGCGGGAGTCCACATCATGCAGACGGTCGACTCGGAGATAACCATCTCGTGCTTGATAGACCAGGCAAGCGTGACGCGGGCCGTGCGGGCCCTCTACGAGGAGTTCGATCTCGGCCGTCCGAGCGCGTGA